The DNA region CGGTCGGGGTTGAATGGCGGCAGTGGTCCTTCCGCGGCCGGCGCGGGCTCGGCCTGCTCGCTGCGGATCAGCGTCCCCTCCAGCAGCATGCCCGGCACCTCGTCGGCGGTCGCAACATACGCGCCGATATTGCCGACGAACGATCCCTCGAGCCGCAGCGTGAGATTGTCGGCGCCGAACACGGTGTCATGTCCCTCGCTGTGACGCTTGGTCGTGACGATGGCGACAAAATGCTCGCCGTCGACTTCGCAGGTGCCGCTGTAGCTCATGATGCTGTCGCGGCCCCAGATCTTGCCGTCTGCGACATGCGCGATTCCGGTGCCCTGACTCAAGGGGGTCTTGAACCACGCAGCGTAGGTACCGTCTTTGAGCATCGGAATGGGACTCGTATTGGAAACGGCCCAATCATCGGCAGCGCGCCCTAAGGGATGGTTAACCTCTGTCGACGACCCGGTGTCCTACGTGCGCCCGCGCGCGAGTTCCACGGCCGCCCGCGAGAGGTCGCCCCCGTTGCCTGCGGCTCATTTCGCACGCCCCGGATCGCCATTGCCGGACAGCACCTGCGCCGCACCGCCGACGCCGCGGCGGAATGCTTCGTCGAAGCTCACCCCGCGGAACTGCCATTTGTAGTCCTTGCCATGCCAGGCGATCTGCCATTGCGTGGTCCATCCGAGGTCATTGTCGTCCCAGACCAGCCGTCCGATCAGCGGCACCTCGCCGCCCTTCGGCGCGGCGATCGCCAGCAGTTTCGCGGGCGGCATGCTGCGGAGCTGGTCCACGGTGATATTGGCGCTCGTATCAGGCAGCACGACGCGCATGCCGCGCTTGTCTGCTGCGGCCTTGAGCGCGTCGCGCTCGAGATCTGATTGCGTGCCATCGGCCGCAACGATGTAGTCCTTTGGACCGTGTTGCATCTCGGCAAAGACGCCGAGCACCGGCCGTTGCGATCGCCACGGCTTCAGGCCGAGCTCGCCGAGCACGCGATCGATTTTCTTGTCGTCAAAACTCACGGTCAGATCGTAGGGCCGGTCGCGGGTGCCCTGCTCGTCATGATGCGGCTTGCCGGAATATTGATCGTGATAATCGAAACTGCTCACGAACTCCTTGGCCCTCGACTGGTAGACCGCAAGCCTGCGGTCGCCGGCGAGCTTCGGCTGGCCGGAGACCTTGAT from Bradyrhizobium genosp. L includes:
- a CDS encoding DUF2066 domain-containing protein encodes the protein MTILRKTRQVLIGILTRCLAGALLAAAPICGNGAMAVAADDLYRAQTVVTGQGEPNRIIGFGACLEDVLIKVSGQPKLAGDRRLAVYQSRAKEFVSSFDYHDQYSGKPHHDEQGTRDRPYDLTVSFDDKKIDRVLGELGLKPWRSQRPVLGVFAEMQHGPKDYIVAADGTQSDLERDALKAAADKRGMRVVLPDTSANITVDQLRSMPPAKLLAIAAPKGGEVPLIGRLVWDDNDLGWTTQWQIAWHGKDYKWQFRGVSFDEAFRRGVGGAAQVLSGNGDPGRAK